The proteins below are encoded in one region of Syntrophotalea carbinolica DSM 2380:
- a CDS encoding DUF504 domain-containing protein, with the protein MQPVQDLLHRIQWDKAFADADFEIGYYDRIEDRIILVPFSALHFRKDDRFAFELYDSSGQIHSVPFHRVREIYRDGKCIWRRVSK; encoded by the coding sequence ATGCAACCGGTTCAGGATCTGCTCCACCGCATTCAATGGGACAAGGCTTTCGCCGATGCGGATTTCGAGATCGGGTATTACGATCGCATCGAAGACCGGATTATTCTGGTGCCCTTTTCGGCGCTTCATTTTCGAAAGGATGATCGTTTCGCCTTCGAACTCTACGACAGCAGCGGCCAGATCCACAGCGTGCCGTTTCATCGGGTGCGGGAGATTTATCGGGACGGGAAGTGTATCTGGAGGCGGGTTTCGAAATGA
- a CDS encoding HNH endonuclease, translating into MPITEKYQKSFTHLNRAPGRVWTPATKKKAPHKPLLLLALLDLFAQGHIQTNFIELTPDLSDLFTLYWSRIVLPGQKSSVAFPFFFLRSEGFWHLVPVPEKEQVLASTKSISTVGQLRDIALGARLDDELFALLQNENNREMLRAALITAHFSEDVHPALIEQGAVNAEAFDYSLRLYEKAHGKIGDKEEKYKPAVRDQGFRRAIVNAYGHRCALCGIRMLTPDGHTVVDAAHIVPWSESHNDDISNGMALCRLCHWTFDEGMLGVRNDYTVITSPLLVRNTNVPGFLLNLADRPIIGPPERDLWPALESLVHHRKRFRLRS; encoded by the coding sequence TTGCCCATTACCGAAAAATACCAGAAATCCTTCACCCACCTCAACCGCGCACCGGGCCGCGTTTGGACACCGGCAACGAAAAAGAAAGCTCCGCACAAACCCTTGCTGCTTCTGGCTCTCCTCGACCTTTTCGCCCAAGGTCATATCCAAACCAATTTCATCGAACTTACTCCTGATCTCAGCGATCTTTTCACCCTTTACTGGTCTCGCATCGTTCTTCCGGGTCAGAAAAGCTCTGTTGCGTTTCCTTTCTTCTTTCTGAGAAGCGAAGGTTTTTGGCATCTGGTGCCGGTACCGGAAAAAGAGCAGGTGCTGGCGTCGACAAAGTCCATCAGCACTGTCGGCCAACTGCGTGACATCGCTCTGGGAGCGAGGCTGGACGATGAACTGTTTGCTCTTTTGCAGAACGAGAACAACCGTGAAATGCTGCGCGCAGCGCTCATCACCGCCCACTTCAGTGAAGATGTTCATCCGGCTCTGATCGAGCAGGGAGCGGTGAACGCCGAAGCTTTCGACTATAGTTTGCGCTTGTACGAGAAGGCGCATGGAAAGATCGGAGATAAAGAAGAGAAATACAAACCGGCGGTGCGCGATCAGGGTTTCCGTCGGGCCATTGTCAATGCCTATGGCCATCGCTGTGCCCTGTGTGGCATCCGCATGCTTACCCCGGATGGGCATACCGTGGTCGATGCTGCTCATATCGTGCCCTGGAGCGAGAGCCATAACGATGACATTTCCAATGGTATGGCGCTTTGTCGCCTGTGTCATTGGACCTTCGATGAGGGCATGCTTGGGGTGCGCAATGACTACACCGTGATCACCTCGCCTTTGCTGGTTCGAAACACGAATGTGCCGGGTTTTCTGCTTAACCTTGCCGACCGGCCGATCATCGGACCGCCGGAACGTGATCTGTGGCCGGCTCTGGAATCCTTGGTCCATCACCGTAAAAGGTTTCGACTCAGATCATGA
- a CDS encoding HIT family protein, with protein MTTKVCPFCNPNIRSRIVAEHGSVFAVSDIYPVTDGHLLILPKRHISDWFSLTEEERQDAEKLILCMREKLLIDDPTITGFNIGVNCGASAGQTIFHVHIHLIPRRDGDVDDPRGGVRGVIPHKQKY; from the coding sequence ATGACCACCAAAGTGTGCCCATTCTGCAACCCGAATATTAGATCCCGCATCGTGGCCGAACACGGCAGCGTGTTTGCCGTGTCCGACATCTATCCAGTAACCGATGGCCATCTGCTCATCCTGCCCAAACGTCATATCTCCGACTGGTTCTCTCTGACGGAAGAGGAACGGCAAGATGCCGAAAAGCTGATCCTTTGTATGCGAGAAAAGCTCCTCATCGATGATCCGACCATTACCGGCTTCAATATCGGCGTGAACTGCGGCGCCAGCGCCGGCCAGACGATTTTCCATGTTCACATTCACCTCATTCCCCGGCGGGACGGTGATGTCGATGATCCGCGTGGCGGGGTGCGGGGCGTGATTCCGCATAAACAAAAATACTGA
- a CDS encoding aminotransferase class V-fold PLP-dependent enzyme produces MIYLDNAATTFPKPDAVWEAVLECGKTACGNPGRSGHPLAAAAAREVFATREALAELFHVEDSSRIIFTYNASMALNTAIYGYMTNGGHVVTSSMEHNSVMRPLHTLQQQGRISLTVVPCSSKGELDPDDVKRAVQADTRLVVLTHASNVCGTILPVREVKQLLPDIPLLVDAAQTAGVLPIDIAASGIDMLAFSGHKGLLGPMGTGGLYAAPSLRLAPLMQGGTGSRSEDLEQPGFMPDALEAGTPNVPGLSGLHAGVRFLQDTGLATVRAHEMDLTRQLIDGIVGHEKIRVHGLADAARQTAVVSVTIDGRDPGDIARTLDRDFGIACRASLHCAPVAHRTLGTYPHGTVRLSMNYFNSQDDVREAVRALHVIAEQGEA; encoded by the coding sequence ATGATTTATCTCGATAATGCCGCGACCACCTTTCCCAAGCCGGATGCGGTCTGGGAGGCGGTCCTTGAATGCGGCAAGACAGCCTGCGGTAATCCCGGCCGCAGCGGCCATCCCCTGGCTGCGGCAGCGGCCCGGGAGGTCTTTGCGACGCGCGAAGCTCTGGCCGAATTGTTCCATGTCGAGGATTCATCCCGCATCATTTTTACCTATAATGCCAGTATGGCACTCAATACGGCCATTTACGGCTACATGACCAACGGCGGCCATGTCGTCACCTCTTCCATGGAACACAATTCAGTGATGCGTCCGTTACATACTCTGCAGCAGCAGGGGCGCATCTCTCTGACGGTTGTGCCCTGCAGTTCAAAGGGGGAGCTCGATCCGGACGATGTGAAACGGGCCGTGCAAGCCGACACCCGGCTGGTGGTGCTCACCCACGCTTCCAATGTATGCGGTACCATCCTGCCTGTCCGCGAGGTCAAGCAGTTGCTGCCCGATATACCGTTGCTGGTCGATGCGGCGCAGACCGCGGGGGTTCTGCCCATCGATATCGCGGCATCCGGCATCGACATGCTGGCTTTTTCGGGGCACAAGGGATTGCTGGGGCCGATGGGAACCGGCGGCTTGTATGCCGCGCCGTCGCTGCGGCTCGCACCGTTGATGCAGGGCGGGACCGGCAGCCGCTCGGAGGATCTGGAGCAGCCCGGGTTTATGCCCGATGCCCTGGAGGCGGGCACGCCCAATGTTCCGGGACTCAGCGGATTGCATGCGGGGGTGCGGTTTCTGCAGGATACGGGGCTCGCGACGGTCAGGGCGCATGAAATGGATCTTACCCGACAGCTGATCGACGGCATTGTCGGCCACGAAAAGATCCGCGTTCACGGTCTGGCGGATGCGGCACGGCAGACCGCTGTGGTTTCGGTCACCATCGACGGGCGGGATCCCGGCGACATCGCGCGGACTTTGGATCGGGATTTCGGCATCGCCTGCAGGGCCAGCCTGCACTGCGCCCCGGTAGCCCACCGGACCCTCGGAACCTACCCCCACGGGACAGTACGACTCTCCATGAATTATTTCAACAGCCAGGACGATGTACGGGAAGCCGTGCGGGCGCTGCACGTCATTGCGGAGCAGGGGGAAGCATGA
- a CDS encoding DUF3343 domain-containing protein, translating to MKKEGCYVLILPSIHHILKVEKGAKSRSISVELIPTPRQISSDCGMAVELYPEVLERLLAMVTEINVPDWELYRREGGDYQLVREPGATGSQA from the coding sequence ATGAAAAAAGAGGGCTGTTACGTACTGATCCTGCCGTCGATCCATCATATTCTGAAGGTGGAAAAAGGGGCCAAGTCCCGGAGTATTTCCGTGGAGCTGATTCCGACGCCGAGGCAGATTTCCTCCGACTGCGGCATGGCGGTGGAACTTTATCCGGAGGTGCTTGAGCGTCTTTTGGCGATGGTTACGGAAATCAACGTGCCGGATTGGGAACTGTACCGCCGCGAAGGCGGCGACTATCAGCTCGTTCGGGAACCTGGTGCAACCGGCAGCCAGGCCTGA
- a CDS encoding Bax inhibitor-1/YccA family protein produces MMEDQAVRHAESAVISQAEAFFPKVYNWMAAGLAVSAIVALLTVYSRTMMQLVFGNRLVFYGLLIAELLLVVTLSGAIRRLSAAAATGFFLLYSALSGVTLAAIFVLYTQSSIASTFLVTAGTFGAMSIYGHVTRRDLTSWGSFLFMGLIGFLLASVVNIFMQSEMIYWVSTYCGILIFVGLTAYDTQKLKVLAMGGFANGEERHKMAILGALRLYLDFINLFLLLLRVLGRRR; encoded by the coding sequence ATGATGGAAGATCAGGCTGTTCGCCACGCAGAGTCTGCTGTCATTTCGCAGGCGGAGGCGTTTTTCCCCAAGGTTTATAACTGGATGGCGGCCGGGCTTGCCGTTTCGGCCATCGTTGCATTGCTGACCGTTTACAGCCGGACCATGATGCAGCTGGTTTTCGGCAACCGGTTGGTGTTCTACGGCCTGCTTATTGCCGAACTGCTGCTGGTGGTAACTCTCTCGGGGGCCATTCGGCGTCTGAGCGCGGCCGCCGCGACCGGCTTTTTCCTTCTGTACTCCGCCCTCAGCGGGGTGACGCTGGCGGCGATTTTTGTCCTTTATACCCAGAGTTCCATCGCCAGCACCTTTCTGGTAACGGCCGGAACCTTCGGCGCTATGAGCATCTACGGCCATGTCACCCGCCGCGATCTGACCTCCTGGGGCAGCTTTTTGTTCATGGGCCTGATCGGTTTTCTGCTGGCGTCGGTGGTCAATATCTTTATGCAAAGCGAGATGATCTATTGGGTCAGCACCTACTGCGGCATTCTGATCTTCGTCGGGCTGACCGCCTACGATACCCAGAAACTCAAAGTGCTGGCCATGGGCGGTTTTGCCAACGGCGAAGAACGGCATAAGATGGCCATTCTCGGCGCGCTGCGTCTATATCTCGATTTTATCAATCTGTTCCTGCTGTTACTGCGGGTTCTCGGTCGGCGCCGCTGA
- the yedF gene encoding sulfurtransferase-like selenium metabolism protein YedF: MAKRVIDCRGLSCPRPVVETKKAMEAFPDAEIEVLLNDEIACENVSRLAAGRHWTVVAVTREGEDIQLLLRSENAEAGEPAPEALSDEEAFLVYCPSDKLGRGDDKLGEILMQSFIKSLVDMPPLPKRIVFLNSGVRLATEGSAVLDTLRYFEEQGVEIFSCGTCLDFFGLKEQLRVGNATNMFEIITALRSFDRVVQP; encoded by the coding sequence ATGGCCAAACGCGTTATCGATTGCCGGGGCTTGTCCTGTCCACGGCCTGTGGTAGAGACCAAAAAGGCCATGGAGGCGTTCCCGGATGCGGAAATCGAGGTGCTGCTGAATGACGAGATCGCCTGCGAGAATGTGTCACGACTTGCCGCCGGCCGCCATTGGACAGTGGTCGCCGTGACCCGGGAGGGAGAGGATATCCAGCTTCTGCTGCGGTCGGAAAACGCCGAAGCCGGCGAGCCTGCCCCGGAAGCTTTGTCCGATGAGGAGGCCTTTCTGGTCTATTGTCCGTCGGACAAGCTCGGCCGGGGAGACGATAAACTGGGCGAGATATTGATGCAGAGTTTTATCAAATCACTTGTCGATATGCCTCCGTTGCCAAAACGGATAGTTTTTCTCAATAGCGGTGTGCGACTGGCAACCGAAGGGTCGGCGGTTCTCGATACGCTGCGGTATTTCGAGGAACAGGGGGTGGAAATTTTCTCCTGCGGAACCTGCCTCGATTTCTTCGGCCTCAAGGAGCAACTGCGGGTCGGCAATGCCACCAATATGTTCGAGATCATAACGGCGCTGCGGAGTTTTGACCGGGTGGTGCAGCCATGA
- a CDS encoding mechanosensitive ion channel family protein codes for MNPESKLIGQEMETLQKIVDMVTQFVVTYSFQILGALIILIVGLKLSGWLSRLVLRVCEKRNIDITLSKFFASSVKLMIMVFVVIVAIGKFGISIAPFIAALGALAFGTSFAIQGPLSNYGSGLTLILTRPFVVGNTIQVQGVSGVVDEIRLAATILSTEDGEQITIPNKHIVGEILTNSFENRIIETSVGISYDDDPEQAIEVLQQVLNRFDEVRKDPAPQVGIEAFADSSINIGLRYWVPTKQYFQTLYQVNLAIHKALAEAGVHIPFPQQDVHLIQEKTRD; via the coding sequence ATGAATCCGGAGAGCAAATTGATCGGCCAGGAGATGGAAACCCTGCAAAAGATCGTCGACATGGTGACACAGTTCGTCGTCACCTACAGTTTCCAGATCCTCGGCGCCCTGATCATCCTGATTGTCGGATTGAAGCTGTCCGGCTGGTTATCGCGCCTGGTACTGCGGGTTTGCGAGAAACGCAACATCGACATCACCCTGTCGAAGTTCTTTGCCAGCAGCGTCAAGCTGATGATCATGGTGTTCGTGGTGATCGTCGCCATCGGCAAATTCGGCATCTCCATTGCCCCCTTCATCGCCGCCCTCGGCGCTCTGGCTTTCGGCACCAGTTTCGCCATCCAGGGGCCGCTGTCCAACTACGGCTCCGGACTGACCCTGATCCTGACCCGGCCGTTTGTGGTCGGCAACACCATACAGGTGCAGGGTGTCAGCGGAGTGGTCGACGAGATCCGCCTGGCCGCAACCATTCTCTCCACCGAGGACGGCGAGCAGATCACCATTCCCAACAAGCACATCGTCGGAGAAATCCTGACCAATTCCTTCGAAAACCGCATCATCGAAACCTCGGTGGGCATTTCCTACGACGACGACCCGGAACAGGCGATCGAGGTTCTGCAACAGGTTCTGAACCGGTTTGATGAGGTGCGCAAGGATCCCGCACCGCAGGTAGGTATCGAAGCCTTTGCCGACTCCTCCATCAACATCGGCTTGCGCTACTGGGTGCCGACCAAGCAATATTTCCAGACCCTTTACCAGGTGAATCTGGCGATACACAAGGCTCTGGCCGAAGCCGGCGTCCACATTCCTTTCCCGCAGCAGGATGTGCATCTGATTCAGGAAAAGACCCGGGATTGA
- a CDS encoding PAS domain S-box protein, producing the protein MYLILEGEDQDPKALQQLLKDHGYTVSLRSGAGPEAAARTETAEENLPLAFLAHFIDGIIVVDVETVGVKYANKAFADMLGYSLEEVHRHKVWDWDAVWSREEIEEMSATRNWPGEHFETRLRCKDGRVLDVAISHKPIFWQGAELVLCVIEDITERKRTERVLHLTQFTVEKTDDQAFWMDPEGRFLYVNEAACTALGYSREELEGMPIWEVDPNVTRENAVDYWLRLKEQGSMRFESLHRAKDGRIYPVEVRGNYVNYDGREYSCVFVTDLSERRQAEQQLRQANLVLESSPAVLYRRKAQPGWPLEMVTRNVACFGYAPNELLSGAVSFADLVHPEDLDRVAAEGTEYTLQGEDRFQQEYRIVTRGGDVRWVDDRTVAERDGQGRVTHYQGIVLDITDRKRTELVMAARMRLIQFAATHTLDELLEATLDEAEDLTDSQIGFFVFLDADQKTLSMQNWSTRTKRDFCTAQGKGLHYPVSQAGVWADCIHQRRPVIHNDYAALLHRKGLPPGHSPLMRELVVPVFRGENIMAVVAVGNKSQTYTPQDVEAVSLLADLAWTIAESKKAEEALENRLVALTRPLEDAAGVTFEELFNLSDIQRLQDDFAQATGVASLITLPDGTPLTEPSNFCRFCTMIRATEKGAVNCIKSDAVLGRPSALGSTVRKCLSGGLWGAGAAILVGGRHIASWLIGQVRDANVTEEQVRACVRKTGVDEEAVLEAFREIPVMPRERFGQVAQALNTLAGQLSSIAYQNVQQARFITDYKQAEEARRKSESEYKSIVEHAPFGITRSTREGKLLSVNPALASILKYDSVQELMETVNRSSIQEVLFPKPEERDALVDKVLTQDAWYVFNNRLRCKDGSIVTCRVHSRRIADEGGLIGEFESFQENITDQLAAQEALRESEEKFRVLAETSPVAICLYQEDRHIYANPAMERLFGYDADTLCNMNIWDIGHEDSRDLIRERGLARLAGQSVSGQYEIKYLTKAGGEGYVLISAGLIEYQGRPTGVASFLDITERKRTEQLIRASLKEKDVLLREIHHRVKNNLQVVSSLLYLQSQKFSDAELQNCFLESQSRICSMAIAHEQLYQSKNLADISIKTYLENLVQQQQQILFSPGQQIDCRLTVEDIPLDIEKVVPCGLLITELLSNAYKHAFADGRSGQVAISLHSHAGQFELTVADNGVGVPADFDYCSPKTLGLQLVTALVNQLNGTLEVESRSGTCFRVRFEG; encoded by the coding sequence ATGTATCTGATCCTTGAAGGAGAAGATCAGGATCCAAAGGCTTTGCAGCAGCTGCTGAAGGATCACGGGTACACGGTTTCGCTGCGAAGCGGTGCCGGCCCGGAGGCAGCCGCCAGGACCGAAACGGCCGAGGAAAACCTGCCGCTGGCGTTTCTGGCTCATTTCATCGATGGCATCATCGTCGTGGATGTCGAAACCGTGGGGGTGAAGTACGCCAATAAGGCTTTTGCCGACATGCTTGGATACAGTCTGGAAGAAGTTCATCGGCATAAGGTCTGGGACTGGGATGCCGTCTGGTCGCGGGAAGAAATCGAAGAGATGTCTGCGACGCGGAACTGGCCGGGGGAACATTTCGAGACCCGCCTTCGGTGCAAGGACGGACGGGTGCTGGATGTGGCCATCAGCCATAAGCCGATCTTCTGGCAGGGAGCGGAGCTCGTCTTGTGTGTGATCGAGGATATCACTGAGCGCAAGCGAACCGAGCGCGTGCTGCATCTCACGCAATTCACCGTGGAAAAAACCGATGATCAGGCCTTTTGGATGGATCCCGAGGGGCGGTTTCTCTACGTCAACGAAGCAGCCTGTACCGCTTTGGGTTACAGCCGGGAAGAACTCGAAGGCATGCCGATATGGGAAGTCGATCCGAATGTTACCCGGGAAAACGCTGTCGATTATTGGCTGCGATTGAAAGAACAAGGCTCGATGCGTTTCGAAAGCCTGCACCGGGCCAAAGATGGACGTATCTACCCGGTGGAGGTTCGCGGAAATTACGTTAATTATGACGGCAGGGAATACAGTTGTGTCTTTGTCACGGATCTCAGCGAACGCCGGCAGGCGGAACAGCAATTGCGGCAAGCCAATCTTGTGCTGGAGAGCAGTCCGGCGGTTTTGTACCGCCGCAAAGCACAGCCGGGATGGCCGTTGGAAATGGTCACGAGGAACGTTGCCTGTTTCGGATATGCCCCCAACGAACTTTTGTCCGGGGCTGTTTCTTTCGCGGACCTGGTTCATCCGGAGGATCTCGACCGGGTGGCTGCCGAGGGAACGGAATATACCCTCCAGGGTGAAGACCGCTTTCAGCAGGAATATCGGATCGTCACCAGGGGGGGGGATGTCCGCTGGGTCGATGACCGTACCGTTGCCGAACGGGATGGGCAAGGGAGGGTGACCCACTATCAGGGCATCGTTCTGGACATCACCGACCGCAAACGGACCGAACTCGTCATGGCGGCGCGCATGCGCCTGATTCAGTTCGCTGCTACGCACACCCTGGACGAACTGCTGGAAGCCACCCTGGACGAGGCGGAAGATCTGACCGACAGCCAGATCGGTTTTTTTGTGTTTCTCGATGCCGATCAGAAAACCCTCTCCATGCAGAACTGGTCCACCAGGACCAAGCGGGATTTCTGTACGGCGCAAGGCAAAGGGCTGCACTATCCGGTATCGCAGGCCGGGGTATGGGCCGACTGTATTCACCAGCGTCGGCCGGTTATTCACAACGACTATGCCGCTCTTCTCCACCGTAAGGGGCTGCCGCCAGGGCACTCTCCACTGATGCGGGAACTGGTCGTGCCGGTCTTCCGCGGCGAGAACATTATGGCCGTCGTTGCGGTGGGTAACAAGTCGCAGACCTACACGCCGCAGGACGTGGAAGCGGTTTCTCTTTTGGCCGATCTCGCCTGGACGATTGCCGAGAGCAAGAAGGCCGAGGAAGCCTTGGAAAACCGCCTGGTCGCTTTGACCCGCCCGTTGGAGGATGCTGCCGGCGTCACCTTCGAGGAGTTATTCAATCTGTCAGACATCCAGCGTCTGCAGGATGATTTCGCCCAGGCCACCGGCGTGGCGTCTCTTATCACCCTTCCGGACGGTACGCCCCTCACCGAGCCCAGTAACTTCTGCCGCTTCTGCACAATGATCCGGGCGACGGAAAAAGGGGCCGTCAATTGTATAAAATCCGACGCAGTACTGGGCAGACCTTCAGCCTTGGGTTCGACTGTGCGGAAATGCTTGAGCGGAGGGCTTTGGGGGGCTGGCGCCGCCATCCTGGTCGGGGGGCGTCATATTGCCAGTTGGCTTATCGGCCAGGTGCGAGACGCGAATGTGACCGAAGAACAGGTACGTGCCTGCGTTCGAAAAACAGGTGTCGATGAAGAGGCCGTGTTGGAGGCCTTCCGTGAAATTCCGGTCATGCCCCGTGAGCGCTTCGGCCAGGTCGCCCAGGCGTTGAATACGCTGGCCGGGCAACTTTCCTCCATCGCTTACCAGAATGTGCAGCAGGCCCGTTTCATCACCGATTACAAACAGGCCGAAGAAGCGCGCCGCAAGTCCGAGAGCGAGTATAAATCGATAGTCGAGCATGCCCCCTTCGGCATCACCCGTTCCACCCGGGAGGGCAAACTGCTCAGTGTCAATCCGGCGCTCGCCTCCATTCTGAAATACGATTCGGTGCAGGAGTTGATGGAGACCGTCAACCGTTCCAGCATTCAGGAGGTGCTTTTCCCCAAACCTGAGGAGCGGGATGCCCTGGTGGATAAAGTCCTCACGCAGGATGCCTGGTATGTCTTCAACAACCGGTTACGCTGTAAGGATGGCAGTATCGTAACCTGCCGGGTCCATTCCCGGCGGATCGCCGATGAGGGCGGTCTGATCGGTGAATTCGAAAGTTTTCAGGAGAACATCACCGATCAATTGGCTGCGCAAGAGGCGCTGCGGGAGAGCGAGGAGAAGTTTCGCGTGCTGGCGGAGACCTCGCCGGTGGCGATCTGCCTCTATCAGGAGGATCGGCACATCTATGCCAATCCCGCCATGGAGCGGCTATTCGGTTACGACGCCGACACGTTGTGCAACATGAACATCTGGGATATAGGCCACGAAGATTCCCGGGACCTGATTCGGGAGCGGGGGCTTGCCCGGCTGGCGGGACAAAGTGTATCCGGTCAGTATGAAATCAAATACCTGACCAAGGCTGGTGGTGAGGGGTATGTGCTGATTTCAGCCGGGTTGATCGAATACCAGGGCCGTCCTACCGGGGTGGCGTCGTTTCTCGATATAACCGAGCGCAAACGGACCGAACAGCTGATCCGGGCGTCCCTGAAGGAGAAGGACGTGTTGTTGCGGGAGATCCATCACCGGGTCAAGAACAACCTGCAGGTGGTGTCGAGCCTGCTGTATCTGCAGTCACAGAAGTTCAGTGATGCGGAGCTGCAGAACTGCTTTCTGGAAAGCCAGAGTCGCATCTGTTCCATGGCCATAGCCCATGAGCAGCTTTACCAGTCCAAGAACCTGGCGGACATCAGCATCAAGACCTATCTGGAGAACCTGGTGCAGCAACAGCAACAGATCCTTTTCTCTCCCGGCCAGCAGATCGATTGCCGGCTGACGGTCGAGGATATCCCCCTCGATATCGAAAAGGTGGTTCCCTGCGGCCTGCTGATCACCGAGTTGCTGTCCAATGCCTACAAGCACGCTTTTGCCGATGGCCGCAGCGGGCAGGTGGCGATTTCGTTGCACAGCCATGCCGGGCAGTTTGAACTGACGGTGGCCGACAACGGCGTGGGGGTGCCCGCCGATTTCGATTATTGCTCTCCCAAAACCCTCGGCCTGCAGCTGGTGACGGCACTGGTCAATCAGCTCAACGGTACCCTCGAGGTGGAGAGTCGCAGCGGCACCTGTTTCCGGGTGCGATTTGAAGGGTAA
- a CDS encoding protein adenylyltransferase SelO: MKATDNTTTGPGWNFDNSYARLPDYLYTRLDPTPVRAPQMAIFNSSLSDALGLATNTLAGDEGVAIFSGNRIPEGAQPICQAYAGHQFGYFTMLGDGRAHLLGEHITPTGQRFDIQLKGSGRTPFSRSGDGRAVLGPMLREYIISEAMHALGISTTRSLAVVTTGEPVYRETPLPGAILTRVAASHIRVGTFEYLAAQGNRDGIRTLAEYTIHRHFPELLQADNPFLALLQTVLEKQVELVVRWLHVGFIHGVMNTDNMALCGESIDYGPCAFMDSYDPDTVFSSIDQDGRYAFARQPAMAQWNVTRFAETLLPVLHDEGEKAVELANRSLATFPDIFQRLRMDGMRAKLGLFTKEDADMSLMQDLLTCMQQNQADYTNTLRDLALETLPDTPFFREPSFTAWHQRWQTRLTRQEEPVEASRALMRAHNPAFIPRNHRVEEALAAAQERHDFTVLEKLLEVLSRPYDDQPEHAEYRQPPPPSEKPYQTFCGT, from the coding sequence ATGAAAGCCACCGATAATACAACCACCGGCCCGGGCTGGAATTTTGATAACAGCTATGCCCGCCTGCCGGATTATCTGTACACCCGTCTCGACCCCACCCCGGTGCGTGCGCCACAGATGGCGATCTTCAACAGCTCGCTGTCCGACGCCCTGGGTTTGGCCACCAACACCCTGGCGGGAGACGAGGGCGTCGCTATCTTCTCGGGTAACCGCATCCCCGAGGGTGCGCAACCGATCTGCCAGGCTTATGCAGGGCATCAGTTCGGATATTTCACCATGCTCGGCGATGGCCGCGCCCACTTGCTGGGCGAGCACATCACGCCCACGGGGCAACGCTTCGACATCCAGCTCAAAGGCTCCGGCCGGACGCCATTTTCCCGCAGCGGCGACGGACGAGCGGTGCTGGGACCGATGCTGCGGGAATACATCATCAGCGAAGCGATGCATGCCCTTGGCATCTCGACCACCCGCAGCCTTGCGGTGGTCACCACCGGCGAACCGGTATACCGTGAAACCCCGCTACCCGGCGCGATCCTCACACGGGTGGCGGCCAGCCACATCCGCGTCGGCACCTTCGAATACCTCGCGGCGCAGGGGAACCGGGACGGTATTCGTACTCTGGCCGAGTATACCATCCACCGCCACTTCCCGGAGTTGCTGCAAGCCGACAACCCTTTTTTGGCTCTCTTGCAGACGGTACTGGAAAAACAGGTGGAACTCGTCGTCCGTTGGCTGCATGTCGGCTTTATCCATGGCGTGATGAACACCGACAATATGGCCCTGTGTGGTGAAAGCATCGATTACGGCCCTTGCGCGTTCATGGACAGTTACGACCCCGACACCGTATTCAGCTCCATCGACCAGGATGGTCGCTATGCCTTCGCCAGGCAGCCTGCCATGGCCCAGTGGAACGTGACCCGTTTCGCCGAAACCCTGCTGCCGGTACTGCACGACGAAGGGGAAAAAGCCGTTGAATTGGCCAACCGGAGCCTGGCTACGTTTCCCGATATATTCCAGCGCTTGAGGATGGACGGCATGCGGGCCAAGCTCGGCCTCTTCACCAAAGAAGACGCCGACATGTCTTTGATGCAGGATCTGTTGACATGCATGCAGCAGAATCAAGCGGACTACACCAACACCCTGCGAGACCTGGCGCTGGAAACCCTGCCCGACACACCATTCTTCCGCGAACCAAGCTTCACCGCATGGCACCAGCGCTGGCAGACCCGCCTGACCCGGCAGGAGGAACCCGTGGAAGCCTCCCGCGCGCTCATGCGTGCACACAACCCGGCTTTTATCCCGCGTAACCATAGGGTCGAAGAAGCCCTGGCCGCCGCGCAAGAGCGACACGATTTCACCGTGCTGGAAAAGCTGCTCGAGGTCTTGTCCCGGCCCTACGATGATCAGCCCGAACATGCCGAGTACCGCCAACCGCCGCCGCCATCAGAGAAACCCTATCAAACCTTCTGTGGAACCTGA